Proteins encoded by one window of Sporichthya brevicatena:
- a CDS encoding Ku protein: MAQTIWKGAISFGLVSIPVRVFSATEEHGVSLRQVHAADGGRIRYKRFCELDGEEVPYSDIAKGYDLGGGEMVVLTDEDMDSLPLPSTKAVEVLQFIPADQYDPIATAKSYYLQADHLGEKPYVLLRDALRSTEKVAIVKVALRSRESLAAIRPYGDVLLLQLMLWPEEIRDAGKLAPGEDVTVKDAEVRMAEAYIDTLTADYDPSQYADEYAAALRAVVDAKVAGREVVAVDTDAEPAAEVVDLMEALRQSVARAKERRAAGDSPAAAAAPAADKAEEKSAEKKAPVKKAAKKAPAAKKAAEKSAEKPAEKALAKKAAAKKAPAKKAAARKSA, from the coding sequence ATGGCTCAGACGATCTGGAAGGGCGCGATCTCCTTCGGGCTGGTCTCGATCCCGGTCCGGGTGTTCTCCGCGACCGAGGAGCACGGGGTCTCGCTGCGGCAGGTCCACGCCGCCGACGGTGGGCGCATCCGCTACAAGCGCTTCTGCGAGCTCGACGGCGAGGAGGTGCCCTACAGCGACATCGCCAAGGGGTACGACCTCGGCGGCGGCGAGATGGTGGTCCTGACCGACGAGGACATGGACTCCCTCCCGCTGCCCTCGACCAAGGCCGTCGAGGTCCTGCAGTTCATCCCGGCCGACCAGTACGACCCGATCGCGACGGCGAAGAGCTACTACCTGCAGGCCGACCACCTGGGCGAGAAGCCGTACGTCCTGCTCCGGGACGCCCTGCGCTCCACCGAGAAGGTGGCGATCGTGAAGGTCGCGCTGCGCTCGCGTGAGTCGCTCGCCGCGATCCGGCCCTACGGGGACGTCCTGCTGCTGCAGCTGATGCTCTGGCCCGAGGAGATCCGGGATGCCGGCAAGCTCGCGCCCGGTGAGGACGTCACGGTCAAGGACGCCGAGGTCAGGATGGCCGAGGCCTACATCGACACCCTGACCGCGGACTACGACCCGTCCCAGTACGCCGACGAGTACGCCGCCGCTCTGCGCGCCGTCGTCGACGCCAAGGTCGCCGGCCGCGAGGTCGTCGCCGTCGACACCGACGCCGAGCCCGCCGCCGAGGTCGTCGACCTCATGGAGGCCCTGCGCCAGTCCGTCGCCCGCGCGAAGGAACGCCGCGCCGCCGGCGACTCGCCCGCCGCGGCCGCCGCCCCCGCGGCGGATAAAGCGGAGGAGAAGTCGGCGGAGAAGAAGGCCCCGGTGAAGAAGGCCGCCAAGAAGGCCCCCGCGGCCAAGAAGGCGGCGGAGAAGTCGGCGGAGAAGCCGGCGGAGAAGGCTCTCGCGAAGAAGGCGGCGGCCAAGAAGGCACCCGCGAAGAAGGCCGCGGCCCGGAAGTCGGCCTGA
- a CDS encoding serine protease: protein MSSSPFKRVAMSALATAVAATAAVAVQSPVASAESVPSWPAADVSMIHPGIQTITDEKSTCTSNFVFTDKAGNAYLGQAAHCSGTGTPDETDGCASESLPLGTPVKLGESGVTGKMVYNSWLAMQKAKETDANACAFNDFALIQIPKSAIGQVNPSIPVFGGPVDVRTEPMGSGEAVFSYGNSPLRGGLTQLSPKQGFILGEEGGGWTHTIFTATPGVPGDSGSGFLDSEGRAFGILSTLALLPFPASNGVTDLAKALAYAEQHSNIKGLRLATGTEGFAPGTLPVLAGITGKF from the coding sequence ATGAGCTCCAGCCCGTTCAAACGAGTCGCGATGAGCGCGCTCGCGACCGCGGTGGCCGCCACTGCCGCCGTCGCCGTGCAGTCGCCGGTCGCCAGTGCCGAGTCGGTGCCGTCGTGGCCGGCGGCCGATGTCTCGATGATCCATCCGGGGATCCAGACGATCACCGACGAGAAGTCGACCTGCACGTCCAACTTCGTCTTCACGGACAAGGCCGGGAACGCCTACCTCGGTCAGGCCGCGCACTGCTCCGGCACCGGGACGCCGGACGAGACCGACGGCTGCGCGTCCGAGAGCCTCCCGCTCGGGACGCCCGTGAAGCTCGGCGAGTCGGGTGTCACCGGGAAGATGGTCTACAACTCCTGGCTCGCGATGCAGAAGGCCAAGGAGACCGACGCCAACGCCTGCGCCTTCAACGACTTCGCGCTGATCCAGATCCCCAAGAGCGCGATCGGTCAGGTCAACCCGTCGATCCCGGTCTTCGGTGGTCCGGTGGACGTGCGGACCGAGCCCATGGGCTCCGGGGAGGCCGTGTTCAGCTACGGCAACTCCCCGCTGCGCGGCGGTCTGACCCAGCTCTCGCCGAAGCAGGGCTTCATCCTCGGCGAGGAGGGTGGCGGCTGGACGCACACCATCTTCACCGCGACCCCGGGCGTGCCCGGTGACTCGGGCAGTGGGTTCCTCGACTCCGAGGGCCGCGCGTTCGGGATCCTCTCGACGCTCGCGCTCCTGCCGTTCCCGGCGAGCAACGGCGTCACGGACCTCGCGAAGGCCCTCGCCTACGCCGAGCAGCACTCGAACATCAAGGGCCTGCGCCTCGCCACCGGGACCGAGGGCTTCGCTCCCGGCACCCTGCCGGTCCTGGCCGGCATCACCGGAAAG
- the moeZ gene encoding adenylyltransferase/sulfurtransferase MoeZ — protein sequence MSLPPLVEPADELTVDEVRRYSRHLIIPDVGMAGQKRLKNAKVLVVGAGGLGSPALLYLAAAGVGTLGIVDDDVVDESNLQRQVIHGQSDIGKSKAQSAKESVAEINPYVNVILHELRLDSTNALEVFADYDLILDGTDNFATRYLVNDACVLLGKPYVWGSIYRFEGQASVFWDKYGPNYRHLYPEPPPPGMVPSCAEGGVLGVLCASIGSIMVNEAIKLITGIGEPLVGRLMIYDALEMEYRTVKVRRDPNAPDITELIDYEAFCGAVSDEAADAVKDSTISVKELKEWMDAGKDFALIDVREPNEFEIVSIPGATLIPKGEFLNGNALEKLPRDKQIVLHCKSGGRSAEALAAVKRAGFNDAVHVGGGVVAWVSQIEPDKPSY from the coding sequence GTGTCCCTGCCCCCGCTCGTCGAGCCCGCGGACGAACTGACCGTCGACGAGGTGCGCCGCTACAGCCGCCACCTGATCATTCCCGACGTCGGGATGGCCGGCCAGAAGCGGCTGAAGAACGCCAAGGTGCTCGTGGTCGGGGCCGGCGGCCTCGGTTCGCCCGCGCTGCTCTACCTGGCCGCGGCCGGTGTGGGGACGCTCGGCATCGTGGACGACGACGTCGTCGACGAGTCGAACCTGCAGCGCCAGGTCATCCACGGCCAGTCCGACATCGGCAAGTCCAAGGCCCAGTCGGCCAAGGAGTCCGTCGCCGAGATCAACCCGTACGTCAACGTGATCCTGCACGAGCTGCGCCTGGACTCGACCAACGCGCTCGAGGTCTTCGCCGACTACGACCTGATCCTCGACGGCACCGACAACTTCGCGACGCGCTACCTGGTCAACGACGCGTGCGTGCTGCTCGGCAAGCCGTACGTGTGGGGCTCGATCTACCGCTTCGAGGGCCAGGCCTCGGTGTTCTGGGACAAGTACGGCCCGAACTACCGCCACCTGTACCCGGAGCCCCCGCCGCCCGGCATGGTCCCGAGCTGCGCCGAGGGTGGCGTGCTCGGCGTCCTGTGCGCCTCGATCGGCTCGATCATGGTGAACGAGGCCATCAAGCTGATCACCGGGATCGGGGAGCCCCTCGTCGGCCGGCTGATGATCTACGACGCCCTGGAGATGGAGTACCGGACGGTCAAGGTCCGCCGCGACCCGAACGCCCCGGACATCACCGAGCTCATCGACTACGAGGCCTTCTGCGGCGCGGTCTCCGACGAGGCCGCCGACGCGGTGAAGGACTCGACCATCTCGGTCAAGGAACTCAAGGAATGGATGGACGCGGGGAAGGACTTCGCGCTCATCGACGTCCGTGAGCCGAACGAGTTCGAGATCGTCTCGATCCCGGGCGCCACGCTGATCCCGAAGGGTGAATTCCTCAACGGGAATGCCCTCGAGAAACTCCCGCGCGACAAGCAGATCGTTCTGCACTGCAAGTCCGGCGGTCGGTCGGCCGAGGCGCTCGCCGCCGTGAAGCGCGCCGGCTTCAACGACGCCGTCCACGTCGGCGGTGGCGTCGTCGCCTGGGTCAGCCAGATCGAGCCGGACAAGCCGTCATACTGA